A single genomic interval of Coccidioides posadasii str. Silveira chromosome 1, complete sequence harbors:
- a CDS encoding uncharacterized protein (EggNog:ENOG410QE18~COG:K), whose translation MTSDISNKWLRSQVPPEYTNLSLQHVRDMVPSLRYEDMFRAHISTPDLTEPGKMSQPDDQHPFLGGNALSQAPSFHIHPARSPRDIATATSLIKSYTDSLGIDLSYQDFSTEISQMPGKYAPEKGGEILLAIQNNSASDNFYEPVHAEENHGGSVSPRKNYCCSCTYVESDVLGCAALRSLPSINPLRVCEIKRLYILPRARGLGIGKALINAVIDTAREKGYAEMRLDTLPTMHSAIALYKSLGFEEIDAYYECNCPVEGTVFLELRLGRGCSVNDADFGEFVAVAHKQERLWGTTARKEEL comes from the exons ATGACCTCAGATATCTCCAACAAATGGTTGAGAAGTCAAGTGCCTCCCGAGTATACGAATCTCAGCCTTCAACATGTGAGAGACATGGTTCCTTCTCTACGATACGAGGACATGTTCAGAGCCCATATCTCTACCCCCGACCTCACTGAGCCAG GCAAGATGTCCCAGCCCGACGACCAGCACCCTTTCCTGGGTGGAAATGCATTGTCGCAAGCCCCATCATTTCACATTCACCCGGCACGCTCCCCGCGGGACATCGCGACCGCAACCTCCCTGATCAAGTCCTACACCGATTCACTAGGCATCGACCTCAGCTATCAGGACTTCAGCACGGAAATCAGTCAGATGCCGGGAAAATACGCCCCGGAAAAGGGTGGCGAGATTTTGCTCGCCATCCAAAACAACTCCGCCAGCGACAACTTCTACGAGCCTGTCCATGCAGAGGAAAACCATGGGGGCAGCGTATCTCCCCGCAAGAACTACTGCTGCAGCTGTACATACGTCGAATCCGACGTCCTCGGGTGCGCAGCTCTTCGCAGTTTGCCGTCTATAAACCCCTTGCGCGTCTGCGAGATCAAACGGCTTTATATCCTCCCGCGCGCCCGCGGTCTGGGTATCGGCAAGGCGCTTATCAACGCAGTTATCGACACGGCCCGGGAGAAAGGGTACGCTGAGATGCGTCTGGACACGCTGCCGACCATGCATAGCGCTATTGCGCTCTATAAGAGCCTAGGTTTTGAAGAGATCGACGCGTACTATGAGTGCAACTGTCCCGTGGAGGGGACGGTGTTTTTGGAGTTGAGGTTGGGTCGGGGTTGTTCTGTGAATGAT GCGGATTTTGGAGAATTTGTTGCAGTTGCTCACAAGCAGGAAAGGCTATGGGGGACAACTGCAAGG AAGGAAGAACTATAA
- a CDS encoding uncharacterized protein (EggNog:ENOG410QEAD~COG:S~BUSCO:2225at33183), translated as MNRSVGPDTLIAIKANYEGTNRRFKLPLKDLEAYTFPRKIREVLSLSVDSNIVIERYSDSAARWVTLNSSDTAIYKQLYRAAKAKTKLRIKITESKQKPECVSEQELQPAHANESAISSTVHSARGSYLNTVLNDPLPITDSDHGASFKERNHTPATKAAVDIEKPTREPEDAWKTDREGRLHFNNRTNVAATFYIDCNHCGNSIPNAHWHCSICEDGDYDLCQRCIDSGLLCPGEDHWLIKRSVIDGLVVNSTTETIAPKSQEQVTKEFAEEVEEPGLATVEEEAELEAPDAPEPEPTVEMRTCNSCFQDFEEAQLVTCFDCHDYDLCFSCIINDVHGHHPGHSFFFTHDVGTSSVKDTVGHLCDPGRGVRHMALCDGCDKRIRGVRHKCLDCPDFDFCGECVHAAPATHPGHRFVPLYEPIPAAIDSYEVHHGVYCDGPLCQGKGDNLYITGDRYKCAICHDTDFCSRCEAHPDNTHNRTHPLLKFKTAVRHVSISTMGENDRGQPLQRMGDRPNTKTSFTEPMAVGVSHAATQVQKTSDLPAPRPPSPPLPTLKGEKVSSPGDLASSGQLQAQFMRDTYPDGFELPRDTVFTKTWTLQNSGAAPWPQGCSVRFAGGDTMFNIDSDHPTSTSELISAMESNKITKPVAPGDSADFRLTLKTPLREGRAISYWRLKTPDGAPFGDRLWCDVAVVSGSKYITIEESDKPENGSGTESAHCEDATGFEDKAEEPLAASDMVFPKLERESPEMSISDTKTTSSATCWDGREDEHDLADDVESLTMDDADTDGFLTDEEYDILDASDQEFPVGTQKHEQK; from the exons ATGAATAGATCAGTGGGGCCCGACACCCTCATCGCCATCAAGGCCAACTACGAAGGTACCAATCGACGCTTTAAGCTTCCCTTGAAGGACCTCGAAGCCTACACATTTCCCCGAAAG ATCCGAGAAGTCCTTTCACTTTCCGTCGATTCTAACATCGTCATCGAGCGCTATTCAGACAGTGCTGCGAGATGGGTGACTCTGAATAGCAGTGATACCGCTATCTACAAGCAACTCTACCGGGCTGCCAAAGCCAAAACCAAGCTCAGGATAAAGATTACCGAAAGCAAACAAAAGCCCGAATGTGTGTCAGAGCAAGAATTACAACCAGCGCACGCCAACGAGAGTGCGATCTCTTCAACAGTTCACTCTGCTCGCGGCAGCTACCTGAACACTGTTCTGAATGATCCCCTGCCGATCACAGACAGTGATCATGGCGCCTCATTCAAGGAACGTAACCATACCCCGGCGACTAAAGCTGCAGTAGATATTGAAAAGCCAACACGTGAACCAGAGGATGCATGGAAAACGGATAGGGAAGGCAGGCTACACTTCAATAACAGGACTAACGTCGCCGCGACCTTTTATATTGACTGTAACCACTGTGGAAACTCTATCCCCAATGCTCATTGGCACTGCAGTATTTGCGAAGATGGTGACTATGACCTGTGCCAACGCTGTATTGACTCCGGACTTCTCTGTCCGGGTGAGGATCACTGGCTCATTAAGCGCTCTGTGATTGATGGATTGGTCGTGAATAGCACTACAGAGACCATTGCCCCCAAATCCCAAGAACAGGTGACAAAAGAATTCGCCGAAGAGGTCGAGGAACCTGGGCTCGCGACTGTCGAGGAGGAAGCTGAACTCGAAGCTCCCGATGCCCCCGAACCGGAACCCACGGTTGAGATGCGTACATGCAATTCTTGCTTCCAAG ACTTCGAGGAAGCGCAGCTCGTGACCTGCTTTGACTGCCATGACTATGATCTTTGTTTCAGCTGCATCATCAACGATGTCCATGGCCACCATCCTGGTcactctttcttctttactCACGACGTTGGGACCTCAAGCGTCAAGGATACTGTTGGACACCTCTGTGACCCAGGTCGTGGAGTACGCCACATGGCCCTGTGCGATGGGTGCGATAAG CGAATCCGTGGTGTACGCCACAAGTGTCTTGACTGCCCTGACTTCGACTTTTGTGGCGAATGTGTCCATGCTGCTCCGGCGACCCACCCAGGTCACCGGTTTGTTCCGCTCTATGAGCCGATTCCAGCTGCAATTGACTCGTATGAAGTCCACCACGGCGTCTATTGTGACGGCCCACTCTGCCAAGGGAAAGGAGACAATCTATATATCACTGGCGACCGCTACAAATGTGCCATTTGCCATGACACCGATTTCTGCTCTCGCTGCGAGGCCCACCCTGACAATACTCACAACCGCACTCACCCCCTACTAAAGTTCAAAACAGCTGTTCGCCATGTCTCCATCAGTACTATGGGTGAGAACGACAGAGGGCAGCCGTTGCAGAGAATGGGTGACCGCCCTAATACGAAGACTTCGTTCACCGAACCTATGGCCGTGGGTGTTTCTCACGCTGCAACCCAAGTACAAAAGACCAGTGACCTTCCTGCACCACGTCCACCATCACCGCCCCTCCCTACCTTGAAGGGAGAGAAGGTGTCTTCTCCGGGCGACTTAGCTTCGTCAGGACAATTGCAAGCACAGTTCATGCGAGATACTTATCCGGATGGATTTGAATTACCTCGTGACACCGTTTTTACTAAAACCTGGACCCTCCAGAACAGCGGCGCAGCTCCATGGCCCCAGGGCTGCAGTGTTCGATTTGCTGGTGGTGATACAATGTTCAACATTGATTCTGATCACCCAACTAGTACGAGCGAGCTTATTTCGGCAATGGAAAGCAATAAAATTACCAAACCGGTTGCTCCGGGCGATTCTGCTGATTTCAGGTTGACTTTGAAGACTCCTCTCCGCGAGGGTCGAGCTATTTCATACTGGCGTCTTAAAACTCCCGATGGAGCTCCTTTCGGTGATCGATTATGGTGTGATGTCGCTGTTGTGAGCGGAAGCAAATACATTACTATTGAAGAGTCCGACAAGCCAGAGAATGGATCGGGTACGGAGTCAGCTCATTGTGAAGATGCGACGGGCTTTGAAGACAAGGCTGAGGAACCCCTTGCAGCCAGTGACATGGTGTTCCCGAAGCTGGAGCGGGAGTCTCCTGAGATGAGCATCAGTGATACAAAGACGACGTCATCGGCGACATGCTGGGATGGCAGGGAGGACGAGCATGACCTTGCCGACGATGTTGAAAGCTTGACTATGGACGATGCAGACACTGACGGCTTCCTTACCGATGAAGAGTACGATATCCTGGATGCCAGCGACCAAGAGTTCCCCGTTGGAACCCAAAAGCATGAACAGAAATAA
- a CDS encoding uncharacterized protein (EggNog:ENOG410PKWB~COG:S~BUSCO:6275at33183), translated as MAPHHRRRLPASRRRIEDEGEEDGSVAGDFEDDSLSEASSHQDEDPEGEGSDFSDNDFPASPESRKDERVESRTQKEANCSSPTKTPFAAKVSETEAMLNGMKLADDTAGVAEIHFDASEHDASPDLSDKATRLPQSQRRRREQTENGKERGANPAFVPTRGGFFLHDKRSSNSPNGYRTANNKLKSKPHGLIVDSNVRRPPPKPDITDGPWTHDLHESVNEGPPPASSRPSSTLPSNMPSGQSSKPVPTAPRSTPPNRSFSSTVLIGNVPVVVFLPGMANPIPYSAVPKKQHTRLPQHRPPLRRDKPVRIALPGAPPRYIFPSTERSFIFIPRALRPNQQAYRGRGRGGFYSSRRSSLYGGTVYTPSLPMSRRSSVGRVASRNGMISPGGSVMSRPPIMAGEAGKPVVRLPPVGRGPLPAGPMAPPPAPPNVASAAGAVPQPLAQPSPYTPQHPQFRENRPTPTIPMHQPRPQKTVSVADIESPMSLYNPPQQLEQPFHHQVPMALNGPPYGPETAGYSSHTRNVSHPPQASATPLSQIPERAIHAPPFQPYPYQQPQNYYPSASYPSGPVVYPGPNPDYPQYSAPVPPGPTPVFVPAGQQAPYGMPSQPTTEQFTQSGTVAHESNGTVYYYDASQYPNYPNATYPVAPQGGVVGMGGMITPPGTYYYPQQPNGTVYYS; from the exons ATGGCTCCACACCACCGTCGCCGTCTTCCGGCCAGCCGTCGTAGAATTGAGGATGAGGGAGAGGAGGATGGTTCTGTTGCCGGAGATTTCGAAGACGACTCGTTGAGCGAGGCCAGCAGTCATCAAGATGAAGATCCCGAAGGGGAAGGAAGTGACTTCAGCGACAATGACTTCCCTGCTTCACCTGAATCTCGGAAAGACGAACGCGTCGAAAGTCGAACCCAGAAGGAGGCAAATTGCTCGTCCCCGACCAAGACTCCGTTTGCAGCAAAGGTTTCTGAGACAGAAGCAATGCTAAATGGTATGAAGCTGGCGGATGATACTGCAGGGGTCGCGGAGATACACTTTGACGCTTCGGAACATGATGCTAGCCCCGATCTAAGTGATAAAGCCACCCGGCTCCCTCAATCCCAACGGAGGAGAAGAGAGCAGACAGAAAATGGAAAGGAGAGGGGAGCAAATCCAGCCTTCGTGCCAACTCGTGGCGGGTTCTTCCTCCATGATAAAAGAAGCAGCAACTCTCCAAATGGTTACCGCACCGCCAACAACAAGCTGAAGAGCAAGCCCCACGGCCTTATTGTAGACAGCAACGTAAG GCGTCCTCCGCCAAAGCCTGACATTACGGATGGCCCCTGGACCCACGACCTACATGAATCCGTCAACGAAGGACCTCCTCCCGCCTCTAGTCGACCGTCTTCCACTCTTCCCTCAAATATGCCTTCTGGGCAGAGCTCAAAACCAGTTCCCACCGCCCCTAGATCGACGCCACCCAATCGCTCCTTTTCAAGTACTGTCTTGATTGGGAATGTGCCTGTCGTTGTTTTCTTACCTGGCATGGCCAATCCGATTCCTTACTCTGCTGTTCCAAAGAAACAGCATACACGTCTTCCTCAGCATCGACCACCGTTGCGCAGAGATAAACCAGTGAGAATTGCGTTGCCCGGCGCACCACCACGCTACATCTTCCCTTCCACAGAACGATCATTCATATTCATCCCTCGTGCTCTTCGCCCGAATCAACAGGCTTATCGTGGTCGTGGACGCGGTGGATTTTACAGCAGCAGAAGAAGCAGCCTGTATGGAGGAACAGTGTATACTCCGAGTCTACCGATGAGCCGCAGATCGTCGGTTGGCAGAGTCGCTTCTCGCAACGGTATGATTTCGCCAGGTGGCTCCGTAATGTCCCGCCCGCCCATCATGGCTGGAGAAGCTGGAAAGCCAGTGGTTCGCCTCCCGCCCGTAGGACGAGGACCACTGCCAGCCGGCCCAATGGCGCCTCCTCCAGCCCCTCCCAATGTCGCCTCTGCTGCCGGAGCTGTGCCGCAACCCCTCGCTCAGCCATCGCCCTATACTCCTCAGCACCCTCAGTTCCGAGAGAATCGCCCGACCCCTACTATACCCATGCACCAACCTAGACCACAGAAGACAGTTTCTGTAGCCGACATCGAATCGCCTATGAGCCTATATAACCCTCCTCAGCAGCTAGAACAGCCTTTTCACCATCAAGTGCCCATGGCACTCAATGGCCCTCCATACGGTCCTGAAACAGCAGGCTACTCTTCGCATACTCGTAACGTGTCACATCCTCCTCAGGCTTCAGCTACACCGCTCTCTCAAATCCCAGAGCGCGCGATCCATGCTCCTCCCTTCCAACCATACCCTTATCAGCAACCCCAGAACTACTACCCATCCGCTTCTTACCCGTCAGGACCGGTTGTGTACCCGGGTCCAAATCCAGATTATCCGCAGTACAGTGCCCCGGTACCTCCGGGCCCAACACCCGTGTTTGTTCCCGCTGGTCAACAGGCTCCTTATGGCATGCCTTCTCAACCTACGACCGAGCAGTTCACCCAATCCGGAACCGTTGCGCACGAATCAAACGGCACCGTTTATTATTATGATGCATCTCAATACCCGAATTACCCCAACGCTACCTACCCTGTGGCGCCGCAAGGCGGAGTTGTCGGGATGGGTGGCATGATTACACCCCCCGGGACTTATTACTATCCCCAACAGCCAAATGGGACAGTGTACTACTCCTAA
- a CDS encoding uncharacterized protein (EggNog:ENOG410Q4J0~COG:K~BUSCO:10086at33183): MGDRPDSSPNASRKRKLDPDIEIDLGAPEPPSKKALRKAKKKSTAKVDDAQAITSKSETQPPPQQPTNKRSGFGIWIGNLPFSVAQDDLRNFLTTKGPFTPDEITRIHLPQGEKRNGKQLNKGFAYIDFSTSGAVQRAIVLSEQLLAGRAVLIKDANNFAGRPDKPRDDGGTSMGSKTSANPPSKKIFVGNLAFDITKEMLEEHYRPCGGISHVHIATFEDSGKCKGYGWVEFEELESAAAAVRGFVKVPADEEANAMNSSESDENSRYSKDKKKPREKKVWVNRLLGRTLRMEFAEDSTTRYKKRFGKESSGGQGTSAIDGDETQNDGALAPIEEVPFEKPTSSRKKASRDQPKPKARAQAGSDSRYSEETVQRLSGAIVESQGKKTTFD, encoded by the coding sequence ATGGGAGACAGACCTGATTCTTCTCCAAATGCCAGCCGCAAGCGGAAACTCGACCCAGATATCGAAATAGACCTCGGTGCTCCAGAACCTCCCTCCAAGAAAGCACTCCGAAAGGCTAAGAAAAAGTCAACGGCGAAAGTCGACGATGCACAAGCAATAACGTCCAAATCGGAAACCCAACCCCCCCCTCAACAACCAACGAACAAGCGAAGTGGGTTTGGAATCTGGATCGGAAACCTTCCCTTTTCCGTCGCCCAAGATGATCTACGCAATTTCTTGACTACAAAAGGGCCATTTACTCCGGACGAGATTACGCGAATACATCTTCCTCAAGGCGAGAAAAGAAATGGGAAACAGCTAAATAAAGGTTTTGCTTATATTGATTTCTCGACTAGCGGTGCGGTGCAACGGGCGATTGTGCTGAGCGAGCAGCTTCTTGCCGGACGGGCAGTTCTCATAAAAGACGCGAATAATTTCGCAGGGCGCCCAGACAAGCCACGCGACGATGGAGGAACTTCCATGGGCTCTAAAACTTCAGCCAATCCGCCCTCCAAGAAGATATTCGTTGGAAATCTAGCGTTTGACATCACAAAGGAGATGCTCGAGGAACACTATAGACCTTGTGGTGGTATCAGCCATGTCCACATAGCCACCTTTGAAGACTCCGGGAAATGCAAGGGGTATGGTTGGGTCGAGTTTGAAGAGCTCGAATCTGCAGCGGCTGCTGTGCGAGGATTTGTTAAAGTCCCAGCAGATGAGGAGGCGAATGCCATGAACTCATCAGAGTCCGATGAAAACTCAAGGTATTCCAAGGATAAGAAGAAGCCAAGAGAAAAGAAGGTGTGGGTGAATCGTTTACTTGGGCGTACTTTGCGAATGGAGTTCGCTGAGGACAGCACGACTCGGTACAAAAAGCGCTTCGGGAAGGAAAGCTCGGGAGGACAGGGCACGTCCGCCATTGATGGAGATGAGACCCAGAATGATGGTGCTCTTGCGCCTATCGAGGAAGTTCCTTTTGAGAAGCCAACTTCGTCGAGGAAGAAAGCCAGCCGTGATCAGCCAAAACCGAAAGCAAGGGCACAAGCTGGCTCCGATAGTCGCTATTCTGAAGAGACCGTACAGAGACTCAGCGGCGCTATTGTTGAATCTCAAGGGAAGAAAACAACCTTCGATTAG
- a CDS encoding uncharacterized protein (EggNog:ENOG410PRHE~COG:S~BUSCO:12106at33183) yields MASHGDTTESQSMNGSLAEGHRAYKSFKRKFAKLKIKFEQAMKEGNSLVKEELRIIDLSRRLKEQNDQLLELLLELNSSIRIPRHLRYSLSIPGELFSEACPPEPGTPPTPSFDAATARQKLREARVKLLEGKMSAVACRLLEESIARSDNFAPALHYSELIKTPHTMPSNGIHSTVDGDLDSTLGFLSPEHDMEYTNKLDSGLGFTRTGDRPLTAEREREIIMRNPTSMYNWLRKNDPNAFQDTESIGASEKPSAPSKAAATRTSKRAAAQAPKEEKIFEDDSFMLDLEPEVSKGSNRTKRKRDEDGGYRPKGGSGRSRKKKEDGTKRKRPAVASAS; encoded by the exons ATGGCTTCTCACGGGGATACTACTGAATCGCAGTCCATGAACGGGAGCTTAGCTGAGGGCCACCGCGCCTACAAGTCTTTCAA GAGGAAGTTTGCGAAGCTAAAGATCAAATTTGAACAAGCAATGAAGGAAGGAAACTCGCTTGTCAAAGAGGAGTTAAGGATTATCGACCTTTCAAGGAGACTCAAGGAGCAAAATGA CCAACTACTTGAGCTCCTTTTGGAACTTAATTCGAGTATACGCATCCCTCGACATCTCCGATACAGCCTCTCCATTCCAGGAGAGCTGTTCTCCGAAGCTTGCCCCCCGGAACCCGGGACTCCACCAACACCCAGCTTTGATGCCGCCACTGCTCGTCAAAAGCTCCGGGAAGCAAGAGTAAAATTACTAGAAGGCAAAATGTCGGCCGTCGCTTGTCGACTTTTGGAGGAATCCATCGCGCGAAGTGATAATTTCGCCCCAGCTCTGCATTACTCGGAGTTGATAAAAACGCCGCATACTATGCCATCCAATGGCATTCATTCAACCGTGGATGGAGACCTCGATTCTACTCTTGGTTTCCTGTCCCCGGAGCATGATATGGAATATACGAATAAGCTCGACTCGGGTTTGGGCTTTACCCGAACTGGGGACAGACCATTGACCGctgagagagaaagagaaatcaTCATGCGGAATCCCACATCCATGTATAACTGGCTCCGCAAAAACGATCCAAATGCATTCCAGGATACGGAATCGATTGGCGCTTCGGAGAAGCCATCAGCGCCTTCAAAAGCAGCGGCCACCCGCACATCCAAACGGGCCGCAGCTCAAGCAccgaaagaagagaaaatattCGAGGACGATAGCTTCATGCTTGACTTGGAACCCGAGGTCTCAAAAGGTAGCAATCGTAccaagagaaagagagatgAAGATGGAGGATACCGTCCAAAAGGCGGCAGCGGCCGctcgaggaagaagaaagaagatggcACCAAGAGGAAAAGACCAGCCGTTGCATCAGCGAGCTGA
- a CDS encoding uncharacterized protein (EggNog:ENOG410PRMD) has protein sequence MSEHPTSTQSLATVGLENLSPWHFEVLQQALWTILSTDLATETFAQVVDGRPTRDVYQDYVYEFRKSFHNNIHPSDAALEAVELCRRNLDLGSLQISAKIAQAFQNATPGSREFHLRLIEILAVLCHGIAVHLYQAYDGGFHKPEPPDPIVWPDELLWPNMPPPPPLKALPAELFHHSYDFWQQYPNGIADIVGYWAEYRLFGGVVLFDRGKMGHECKDIFIHPVGGYMIFQLSEAQVHAYIRFLQGGQQPPGGIRFKAEEYARRVDENYAMDMNIYRDRYERIIPQRRARCVIRGEDLPGYAQAMEDWARRTGN, from the exons ATGTCTGAGCATCCGACGTCGACACAAAGCCTGGCAACAGTTGGGCTGGAGAATTTGTCCCCATGGCACTTTGAGGTTTTGCAACAGGCCTTGTGGACAATCCTCTCCACGGACCTGGCCACAGAGACATTTGCCCAAGTTGTTGACGGCCGTCCCACGCGTGATGTCTATCAAGACTACGTCTATGAGTTTCGCAAAAGCTTCCACAACAATATTCATCCAAGTGATGCAGCTCTGGAGGCAGTTGAGTTGTGCCGTCGAAATCTGGATCTTGGTAGTCTTCAAATCAGTGCAAAG ATTGCGCAAGCATTCCAAAATGCTACCCCTGGCTCAAGAGAATTCCACTTACGTCTTATTGAGATCCTTGCTGTCCTCTGTCATGGCATTGCTGTTCACTTGTATCAGGCTTATGATGGAGGCTTTCATAAACCAGAGCCCCCCGACCCCATAGTATGGCCTGATGAACTGCTTTGGCCCAACATGCCACCCCCACCACCCCTTAAAGCTCTGCCAGCGGAGCTTTTCCATCATTCTTATGATTTCTGGCAGCAATATCCTAACGGAATTGCCGATATTGTCGGTTACTGGGCGGAATATCGTCTGTTCGGGGGGGTTGTTTTGTTTGATCGTGGGAAGATGGGGCACGAA TGCAAGGATATCTTTATCCACCCAGTGGGCGGGTACATGATCTTCCAACTCTCAGAAGCTCAGGTGCACGCCTACATCAGATTCCTGCAGGGCGGGCAGCAGCCTCCAGGCGGCATTCGCTTCAAGGCAGAAGAATATGCACGTCGTGTTGATGAAAACTATGCCATGGACATGAACATTTATCGCGACAGGTATGAACGGATTATACCTCAGAGGCGGGCCCGTTGTGTTATCCGCGGTGAGGATCTTCCAGGATATGCACAAGCCATGGAAGATTGGGCTAGGCGAACTGGAAATTGA
- a CDS encoding uncharacterized protein (EggNog:ENOG410PRMD) — protein sequence MSEHPTSTQSLATVGLENLSPWHFEVLQQALWTILSTDLATETFAQVVDGRPTRDVYQDYVYEFRKSFHNNIHPSDAALEAVELCRRNLDLGSLQISAKIAQAFQNATPGSREFHLRLIEILAVLCHGIAVHLYQAYDGGFHKPEPPDPIVWPDELLWPNMPPPPPLKALPAELFHHSYDFWQQYPNGIADIVGYWAEYRLFGGVVLFDRGKMGHELLIFCQS from the exons ATGTCTGAGCATCCGACGTCGACACAAAGCCTGGCAACAGTTGGGCTGGAGAATTTGTCCCCATGGCACTTTGAGGTTTTGCAACAGGCCTTGTGGACAATCCTCTCCACGGACCTGGCCACAGAGACATTTGCCCAAGTTGTTGACGGCCGTCCCACGCGTGATGTCTATCAAGACTACGTCTATGAGTTTCGCAAAAGCTTCCACAACAATATTCATCCAAGTGATGCAGCTCTGGAGGCAGTTGAGTTGTGCCGTCGAAATCTGGATCTTGGTAGTCTTCAAATCAGTGCAAAG ATTGCGCAAGCATTCCAAAATGCTACCCCTGGCTCAAGAGAATTCCACTTACGTCTTATTGAGATCCTTGCTGTCCTCTGTCATGGCATTGCTGTTCACTTGTATCAGGCTTATGATGGAGGCTTTCATAAACCAGAGCCCCCCGACCCCATAGTATGGCCTGATGAACTGCTTTGGCCCAACATGCCACCCCCACCACCCCTTAAAGCTCTGCCAGCGGAGCTTTTCCATCATTCTTATGATTTCTGGCAGCAATATCCTAACGGAATTGCCGATATTGTCGGTTACTGGGCGGAATATCGTCTGTTCGGGGGGGTTGTTTTGTTTGATCGTGGGAAGATGGGGCACGAA CTTTTGATCTTTTGCCAATCTTAG
- a CDS encoding uncharacterized protein (EggNog:ENOG410PTN1) — protein MPNIAFTIGCRVPGDPTLYEYAANSAEFTYVASAASIARAMFAHPQVKQGLTQIAFQFDQRTLSSKWFQDNISLAHQWVDYFIGRFLQAEFPRIVVDFSITNADCLGYHPRLPWDGRLEDFPLNKQGVHLNGARIRDMTTAGSGNTPQANRRFRDFQFAFATTFLHEAGPHLLISWLGGGRPFTPRSMSAPGFGTGAIGESGRYFESIVFGGTTEFYRDKDQDNAQAGVPYQLRSDGWAWKIKQEVIDKVCSYVDPRTMESMGRFSTDPPPTGSHDQALMAEQAEVEPQLRYLASVTVRKADLQVVPYNPSTRLVAVA, from the exons ATGCCCAACATCGCGTTCACCATTGGTTGCAGAGTCCCTGGTGACCCAACACTTTACGAATATGCGGCCAACAGTGCGGAATTTACCTACGTCGCATCGGCTGCTAGCATTGCCCGTGCTATGTTTGCACACCCCCAAGTTAAACAAGGGCTCACGCAGATTGCATTCCAGTTTGACCAACGGACATTAAGCTCGAAGTGGTTTCAGGACAACATCTCTCTTGCTCATCAGTGGGTGGATTACTTTATTGGACGATTCCTTCAGGCCGAATTTCCGCGGATTGTTGTGGATTTTAGTATAACCAACGCGGACTGTCTCGGCTACCATCCTCGACTGCCATGGGATGGCAGGCTTGAGGACTTCCCTTTGAATAAGCAGGGTGTCCATTTGAACGGCGCG AGAATCCGTGACATGACCACTGCCGGCAGTGGCAACACTCCACAAGCCAACAGGAGGTTCCGGGACTTTCAGTTTGCTTTTGCAACCACTTTCCTCCATGAGGCTGGCCCACACTTGCTCATTTCGTGGCTAGGTGGAGGGCGTCCGTTTACACCCCGATCAATGTCAGCTCCAGGGTTCGGAACTGGTGCCATAGGTGAGTCAGGCCGTTACTTTGAATCAATCGTTTTCGGAGGGACAACGGAGTTTTATCGAGACAAAGATCAGGATAATGCCCAG GCTGGCGTGCCATACCAGCTTCGTAGTGACGGTTGGGCTTGGAAAATCAAACAAGAGGTCATTGACAAGGTTTGCTCGTACG TAGATCCTCGTACTATGGAGAGCATGGGTAGATTTTCCACAGATCCCCCTCCAACTGGCTCGCACGACCAAGCCCTCATGGCAGAACAAGCTGAAGTCGAGCCGCAGCTTCGTTATCTTGCCAGTGTTACGGTTCGCAAGGCTGATCTGCAGGTTGTGCCGTATAACCCAAGCACACGTTTGGTTGCTGTTGCTTAG